CGGACGACTGACAGGAAGATTACGGCCTGGCCAGGGCCGGACGTTATCCGGATGCTGCCGCCTTCTTGCCTGATCCTGCGTAACATTCGCCGTGTTCTGAAACAGGGTGTTTCCAGCCCCTGCACCGCCACGGTGCGCGAGCCGAAGCCGGCGTGGCTTGTCCATTCCTGCCGATTGCTTGCCTGATCCTCCAGCGGCTGCCTTACTGTCACACTCGCGCGGGCGTCGCGGGCGTAAGCTGCGAGCGCCGCCACTGGAGGTCCCGCATGTCCCAGCCCTACGATCCCGTCGCCGCCGGCCGCCAGGAGCTGGCCGACATCATCCAGCGCCACTGCCAGGCTGAAGGCGTCTTCGAAACCGCCGTCGATTCGCTGCTGCTGGCGCGCAGCGATTGTCCCAGCGAGGGGCGGATGCCGACCCTCTACCGCCCTGCCCTGTGCGTCATCGCCCAGGGCAGCAAGGAAATTCGCCTGGGCAGCGAGGTGTACCGCTACGACGAGCTCAACCTGCTGGTGGTGTCGGTGACCCTGCCGGTGTCCGGCCAGGTGATCGAGGCCTCGGAAGAAAAGCCCTACCTGTCGATCCGCCTGGACATCGACCCGGGCGAACTCACCCGGCTGATCGCCGAAGCGGGCCTTGCCGGCAGCACGCCACGGCCGGCCGGCCGCGGCATCTACCTGCAACGCGTGGATTGCACCGTGCTCGACGCCCTGCTGCGGCTCATGCGCCTGCTCGACACGCCGCGCGATATCCCGATGCTGGCGCCGCTGTTCGTCCGTGAAATCCTATACCGCCTGCTGCGTGGCCCCCAGGGCCATCTGCTGCACGACCTGGCGATGACCGACAGCCAGACCCACCGCGTCACCCGCGCCATCGAATGGCTCAACCGCAACTACGACAAGTCGCTGCGCATCGAGGAACTGGCCCGCGAGGTGAACCTCAGCGTGTCCACC
This Pseudomonas sp. ATCC 13867 DNA region includes the following protein-coding sequences:
- a CDS encoding AraC family transcriptional regulator, which codes for MSQPYDPVAAGRQELADIIQRHCQAEGVFETAVDSLLLARSDCPSEGRMPTLYRPALCVIAQGSKEIRLGSEVYRYDELNLLVVSVTLPVSGQVIEASEEKPYLSIRLDIDPGELTRLIAEAGLAGSTPRPAGRGIYLQRVDCTVLDALLRLMRLLDTPRDIPMLAPLFVREILYRLLRGPQGHLLHDLAMTDSQTHRVTRAIEWLNRNYDKSLRIEELAREVNLSVSTLHHRFKEVTALSPLQYQKQLRLQEARRLMLSEGLEVAVAGHRVGYESPSQFSREYSRLFGAPPLRDLASLRGALGSEAVPA